The genomic stretch accatagttttgaaaacataacacggaGTCATTTACTGAATAACCAAAGCAAGACATGTACAAAAGATACTCAatgatcatcatcctcctccggactcccgatctcacacagtaaccaactacacaccgaagtgtgtagccttgccaaattacccatcgcaacacgtaatcctcgccgccagtggggcaccgcagccaatccccagctaagccccgctcatcaacgagcaatatccctgtcccttaatgtgcacatcccctcccgtggcgggttccacggagggcgaactagggtgtgaagccactcccgcaagtgactccaccacaatcatcacaacagcAGCACCGCACCAACACGAACACTCCCACAAAGATCAGCAGACaatcaatcatacacaatacaataaaatctcaaatcaattaaacaggaactagGTAGGGAAACCCTAGCTTATCGCCAAACCATGTAAATGCAGCCACAATTAGCCAATCAAGACTCCGAGACGCATCCTAGTGACGCGGACCGACGGCGACAACGACGACATCCTCACACGCATCCTTCATGTGTAATCCCGTCCCCTTCCATGGTTAATGTCTAGGCTAGATTGAGAGTGTAGGGAAAaggtgggtgataggtgagagagggataattagggttagggtaaaatggaaccgtcgaaaatgaaataaTACTTgtgaacttgcgttttatattaacgcgtcaacaacgactatactcggtcgagtacactcatactcggccgagtaagccctactcggtagAGTGTTCCCACTACTCGGCTGAGTAGTCTCTACTAAGTAGAGCAACCAACCGCATAAGTCACTTGTCTTCATTTATCCTCTCACTTATCCCCTCTCAGGGTCTTTCGAggtcaaagggtcggtcaaaGGGTCCTTAAACATAGTGGGTATTATAGACAAGACTTAAGGAAGATGTATGGAGGACATGGGATATGTGGTCAGATCAGTATAAACAGCCACTGAATTTGAATTCCGATATGGTAAGAATTTAAAAATACTTTTAGTTGTGATACTGTTAAGTATATTATGTGATATTGTTAGAAGTAAGTATTGATATTGTTCCTTAAATCAGATAAATATTTTAATTGTGGTATTGTATTATATATTCTGTGATATTGTTACtcattgtgatattgtattatatATTCTGTGAATAATAGTTGTTATTTTCTTAATAATATTTCTATAGGTGTTCATACCCTTGCTATATCAAGAGCACTACATTTGCTCCTGTATTGACTCCAAGTGGGAAAAAAATGTTCTACTTGGACAACCGAGAATATGATGATTTCGAAGACGAGGAGCATGTACACCTGGCTCATTTAACTGTAAGTACTATATTAAAAAATAAGAACTAAGGATATAATGCTTTTGTTAGCTAAGATTAAAATTTGATAGTTATTTATTATAAACATATACATAGGTCTATTTATGGGCACTACCTCGATCAATAGTAAAGGCAATGAAAGTGGGGTAAAAGTACAGGACTACTTGCTGGCAAATGTGGACTTTGATTGGAAAACAAAAAAGTTGAACCTGGATTGTGGATTATTcatgatgtttcacatgataTTTTTTGTGGGTGAGGATTTTAAAAGTGAATTGAACAATGAAAAGAAGAGGCAGTTATATAGGGGGAGATTGCAGCGAGCTTGTCTTGAGTGATTTAAATAAAAGTAGGAGTGAGGTCCTGAGGAAGGTTACAAACCATGCCATCAAAGGAATACTGTTACCTAAAGTACAGACGAAAAGGAAAGTAGCAAGCAAAAATAAGAGAGAGAAACCTGGGAAAAAGAATGTTAAGACTCCTGTATAAAAAATAAAAGGTAATTTTATTTAACACTGACTTATTTTCATTATATATACTCATTATGTATTCAATAACAATATATATTTTTCTAGCTATGGTAGAAGATCGTTCTGCCAGTGTCGTGGAAAGCGATAGGAGGGGGAAATTAGATGGCCTTTGGAAGCACGTACAACTGTGGTGTGGCAGATGCTAAGTTGGAGGTCGTCTCAATGTTTATGAAGGTTAACAAATCACTATGTGCAAAGATGTTGACCATGACGAAACAAGTGCTTGACTACTGCCTATTAGACGACCACAGTTTCCCATTAGAGTATGGTTCTTTAAAAATGTATAAATATATCAAAACTGCTATTTTTTGTGATACTGTTTCTTtaatagtgtgatattatttttagagtagtgtgatattatttgcactattttaatttattttgtgttaATGTTTAGAGGAGTGAGGTGGTTGCCAAATTCAGTAATGAACAATATCTTGTCAGAAACAATATATTATCGTTGCTTCCAAATCTGCACGTCAGTAGCAATGTGATTGAATGTTGGTCGCTAATTCTGAACCAGATTGAGTACACTGAAAAATGTGAAACAAGTTTAATGTTTTTTGGGATTCGACACATGGTAAGCTGTCAATTTAGTTTGATTAAATGAAATAACTTTTTAAAACAAAATAGGACTTTTAACATATATATACACAACAGGAAATAAAAACCGAAGAAACTGGAGACAGGGAAATGATTAAAGAAAAGATGTTCGAAGAATGGGACGAATTCATTAGAAGAAACACAGTTCCCTGTAACCTGGAAgcagatctggtttttattccaatGGTATGGAAAGAACATAATTTCTGTGTTtgtataaatttcaaaaccgaaaCAGTTGAAGTGTTGGACAACACAGTGTACGCCGACTGGGAGAgaacacaaatacacaaatttgCAGATTTGGTGGTATGATAATTGTTATTTCTTTAAATTATTGGTGTAAATTAACATTGAAATAATGGATTTCAGTGTTTGTGAAATTATCACTAATGGTTAAGCTTAATATTGTAGGCTGAGCACATGAGTGACTATCTAGCAAAGAAGAATGTTGAAAGAGCGGATGATATAATAACGTTTGATGTTGTCAACATCAACTTCCCTTGGCAAAAGACAGAGATGAACAATACTGAGTCTGGAAACTTCTTAATGATGCACATGATACGATATGAGGGCATAATGTTTGAAGTCGACTTGAACCAAAAAGTGTATAGGCGATACTACGGGCTAGAAATGGCAGCAGCattgctttttttttcttttttttgaggAAAAGCCCGAAAGCTTTACTAGATTAATAACCGATCAAACAAAACAGCAGCATTCGCAGAAGGTGGCAAAACAACCTCCCACCTAGTACAACCAACGACTCTAGGAACCACATGTGCTAACGCATCCGCCACACAGTTATTAACACGACTCGTATGTGTCCATGAAATAGATTGAAAATTAGAACTTAAAACGATAATGTCTTCAACCACTTGTGAGAAGATGCTCCTGCCATGCTTCCCGCTCTTCAACGCTTCGATAACCTCCAAGCAATCACTTTCCATCTCGACACGAACAACGCCACGACGAAGAGCTTCCTCCATCCCATCCATTATCGCGACGGCCTCGGCAATGTGGAAATCCCAGAGTTGTTCCTGAGCCACCGTTCCACCCCATAAGACCTCACCCCTATAATTTTGACACACCATTCCTGTCGCAACACCTTCCCCTTCCTTAACCCGAGCATCAACATTTATCTTCACAACCCCTTCCCTCGCTAGTCTCCATCCCTCCCCATTCTCCCTCACCCACATCCATGGCTCCCCTCTTCGGCATCCCCACCTCCACTTCCCCCCTCCTCGAATCCCCTCCTGAATGACGTCTCTAGCTCACCGTACCACCGCCTCAGGTTCCACCACGACCTCATCAAAAATTACCTTATTCTGATGTTTCCAAATTGCCCAACATCCGACCATCATTCTAGCCCGTTCCACTTCGCTCATATCCTTCCAGCAACATTCTACCCATTATTTTTCATCACTCACCGCACCTTCAGTCACGCCCTCTCTCTCCAACCCGCCCCACGCCCATTTCGCCACCCCACATTCCCGGAAGAAATAAAGACTCGACTCATCATAAGAATGACAAAAAGAACAGAATGAAGACTCACCTCCTACTCGAGCAGCGATGTTAGCTTTCGTGTCCAATGCTCCACTACACAATTGCCAGAAAAAGAGCTTAACCCGGGGCCAAACTGAAGCTTTCCAGAGCAGATTCCAAATCTATTTCTCCCTGTCCTAATTCGATGAGCCCGCCATGTCCCCGATATCCTCTGCTAGTCGCTTGTATGCACTTTGAACCGAATAAATGCCATTCTTCTCATACCCCCAATACCATATATCTCGCTGCCTTCCTAGAGCTTACTCTGATATTTAGTACCCGCTCCCTTTCGAAAGGCAAGAAAAGAGCCCTAAGCTTATCATCATCTCATCCCTCCCCATTCGGCCGTAGGAGCTCCTCAACTAGCATCCCTTCATTCCTGGGTGGACAAGGCGAAATAAAACAGCCTGTATGAGTGTTAGGAATCCAAGCATGCCCCAATACCCTAGTGTCACCGCCATCCCCTATCCTCCATCTCAGCCCACTATCCAAACTGCCACGGGCTTCAAGAATGTTATGCTAAGTATAGCTGGGGTTAGTACCCAACGAGGCATTCATGAATTCGCAATCCGAGAAGTATTTTGCCTTCATGGCAGCAACATTGCTTTTAGCTGACATAAATGAGAATTTTCAGCTGGAAAGGAAGAATTTGGAAGACATTAAAGCAAAAGAGGAAGAACAATGAAAATGTGAAAGGGAAGCAGAAGGAGGAAGTACCAAGGTAGAAGTTCAGACAAAAGAGAAGGTTGATGTTGTTGACCAGGAGACAAATAAAGAAGATGTTCCAGAAACAACAAAGAAGGATTGTACTAAGATACCGATTATTAACACAGAATTGCCAATTCTTCGGCAATCTCCTAGGAAAAGGTAAAAACCAATACATTTATAGTTTTTTATACAAAAAGATAGAAAGCAATTAGGACTGACTATAGTTATTGTTGTACAAAAAAAAGGTGCCCAGAAATAATAACTACTGTTATTATGTATTTGCTTTACAGAGGAGCTGATTCCAGGAAACATGGTGAAGATGTTAGAAACGAGCCCACAATAACATACAAACGTGGTAGGGTAAAGACCGTTGCAAATCCTAAGAACCGCggtagaggtagaggaaggaatTAGGACTACTAGATTTGTTAGCACAAagttttaattaaactaaatggaATGTAATGTTAGTAGGACAAGGAATCTAATGGTAAATTTTTATAATGGTAAAGAAGTAGTGATGGCTCTTTTGGATCTGATATAACTCTTGGTAAAGTGTTATATTCTTTCAAGTGTGGTGTGATATTGTGCTATAATTTTGTGATATTGCTTCTCAATATCACtcagtttgctaaacaatatcacatagtttactaaacaatatcacacaatgGATATGGATTTTTAAATCTTACGTTGATATTGTTTTTAGAATGTTGTGATACTGTTGTGTACACAGGTTGGTATTGTGTTACAAAACAGCAAAAGCATAATAAATGTAAATAACAATATCACACAGTTTGCTAAAAAATATCACACggtttgctaaacaatatcacacagtgGATATGGATTTTTAAATCTTACGTTGATATTGTTAAAATATTGTGATATTGTTGTGTACACAGGTTGATATTGTGTTACAAAAACAAAAGTAGCATAATaaatgtaaataacaataatgGTGGTTTTAaaaaatgtgatattgtttattatGAACTGCCATATTTTAATTTgatgtttgtgatattgtttcacagtTAGTGATATTTGTATACACTGGGTTTGATGTATCTTGACAACACACAAAACAAGATGTGAAAATTTTAAAACAAGATGCATGTAAAGTACTTCTGACGTAGTGATACTGTTTAGAGTAAGATGTGAAATTTTTAAatataaggtgtgatattgtgtCCCAGTATCACAAAATATACAAAAATAAGACAAGTGAGACGAATAAAATGATCAAATATTATACCCGAGTATTTTCTATATAAAATAAGGTATAATCTATACTCTAATAATGAAGTTTGTGGTGTATATTAATATACTAGTAATAACGTATGTTGTTTATTTGCTGATGCTATTATAATTAATGAGCGCCATCAACAAAAAATACTTCGACCGATCAaccatcatcagcatcatcctcatcTAAACTCCcctaaaaaatacaaaaataaggtgaaacagtgatattgttttatataaggagtgatattatttctaataacgtgtgatattgtttctatcTCGTAACCATTACAAACAATATCACATTATATTATCCTCAAAT from Silene latifolia isolate original U9 population chromosome 2, ASM4854445v1, whole genome shotgun sequence encodes the following:
- the LOC141641513 gene encoding uncharacterized protein LOC141641513, which encodes MWVRENGEGWRLAREGVVKINVDARVKEGEGVATGMVCQNYRGEVLWGGTVAQEQLWDFHIAEAVAIMDGMEEALRRGVVRVEMESDCLEVIEALKSGKHGRSIFSQVVEDIIVLSSNFQSISWTHTSRVNNCVADALAHVVPRVVGCTRWEVVLPPSANAAVLFDRLLI